The Alteromonas stellipolaris genome includes a region encoding these proteins:
- the priA gene encoding primosomal protein N': MVFIQVAVPVPLRQLFTYSHTDTLQSGVRVKVSFGPRQLVGIVIESGIDIDDTSKIKAINEVIDSVPVIDESLRKMAHWLWQYYHHAPGEVIHAMLPVPLRKGEPATPSPAQYIQVTPEGRTTDSDSLSRAPKQMACLEAVVASPLIASEARKTFSPAVVKALIDKALIERVDITPELTAQAWLDTFDIGEKPVPDKEQGVAIAALNQQHGTFAISLLEGVTGSGKTEVYLQSIEPLLKAGKQVLILVPEIGLTPQTVSRFEKRFNIPVGVLHSQLTDAARLSVWQRARAGELGIIIGTRSAIFTPLKNPGMIIVDEEHDESFKQQDGLRYNARDLAAMRAKEHSIPLLLGSATPALETLNNALTGRFAHLQLTRRAAGAQSTKQYLLDARDQPIHYGISEGLLTIMRQHVNAGNQILVFVNRRGYAPALLCHHCGTTAMCKRCDRPYTVHKGQNRLQCHHCGATRSMPKECEACHSHEMVTAGTGTEQVEEGLMKLFPDAKHVRIDSDTVRGKDKLHQTLDAINRQEHQILVGTQILSKGHHFPHVTLVVVLDCDGALFSADFRAPEKLAQLVTQLAGRAGRASKPGEMWLQTHNPHHPLLQDLVNNGYAHFARHALMERKASALPPYISQFVIRAEATESSSAYAFLQQARGVLLNSNAANTSLSGLVPQMTGPFPCLIEKRQGRFRFMLVCSHEKRAPLHNALRLALPYLQGLPQAAKVRWSVDIDPTDFS, encoded by the coding sequence ATGGTATTCATTCAGGTGGCTGTACCTGTGCCGCTTCGCCAGCTATTTACCTATTCTCATACCGACACCTTACAATCAGGCGTGCGGGTGAAAGTGTCATTCGGCCCACGTCAATTGGTCGGCATTGTGATTGAATCCGGTATAGACATAGATGACACCAGTAAAATAAAAGCCATTAATGAGGTTATAGATAGCGTGCCGGTTATTGATGAATCGCTAAGAAAAATGGCGCATTGGTTATGGCAGTATTACCACCATGCGCCGGGGGAAGTGATACATGCTATGCTTCCTGTGCCTTTACGAAAAGGCGAGCCAGCCACGCCATCACCCGCACAATACATTCAAGTGACCCCAGAAGGTCGAACTACCGATAGTGATAGTCTAAGCCGTGCGCCAAAACAAATGGCCTGTTTAGAGGCTGTCGTCGCTTCGCCGCTAATTGCAAGTGAAGCGCGCAAAACCTTTTCACCCGCAGTAGTGAAAGCGTTAATAGATAAAGCTCTTATTGAGCGGGTGGACATTACGCCTGAACTCACGGCGCAAGCCTGGTTAGATACCTTCGACATTGGCGAAAAGCCGGTGCCTGATAAAGAGCAAGGGGTAGCGATTGCGGCACTAAACCAGCAGCATGGTACCTTTGCCATAAGCTTGCTTGAAGGGGTGACAGGTAGCGGTAAAACTGAAGTGTATCTGCAATCAATCGAACCTTTGCTTAAAGCCGGTAAACAAGTGCTTATTTTAGTGCCTGAAATTGGTTTAACGCCGCAGACTGTTTCACGGTTCGAAAAGCGTTTTAATATTCCTGTAGGCGTATTGCATTCTCAATTGACGGATGCAGCGCGATTGTCTGTTTGGCAGCGAGCTAGAGCAGGTGAGTTAGGTATTATTATTGGTACGCGCTCAGCTATTTTTACGCCGCTTAAAAACCCTGGCATGATTATCGTAGATGAAGAGCATGATGAGTCGTTCAAGCAACAAGACGGGCTTAGGTATAATGCGCGAGACTTAGCGGCCATGCGTGCTAAGGAGCACAGCATCCCTTTACTACTCGGCAGTGCGACACCTGCGCTTGAGACATTAAACAACGCATTGACTGGTCGCTTTGCGCATTTACAGCTAACTCGCCGCGCCGCAGGGGCACAAAGTACTAAGCAGTACTTGCTAGATGCCCGAGACCAGCCTATTCATTACGGTATTTCAGAAGGCTTGCTGACGATTATGCGCCAGCATGTGAATGCTGGAAATCAGATTCTGGTTTTTGTAAATAGACGGGGCTATGCCCCAGCTCTTTTATGTCATCACTGTGGCACCACGGCGATGTGTAAGCGGTGTGACAGACCTTATACCGTGCATAAAGGGCAAAACAGACTGCAATGCCACCACTGTGGTGCAACCCGATCTATGCCCAAAGAGTGTGAAGCTTGCCACAGCCATGAAATGGTGACGGCAGGGACGGGCACCGAGCAGGTAGAGGAAGGGTTAATGAAGCTCTTCCCTGATGCCAAACACGTGCGTATAGACAGCGATACAGTAAGAGGCAAAGACAAACTACATCAAACCCTTGATGCGATTAACCGTCAAGAGCACCAAATACTGGTGGGCACGCAAATTTTATCAAAAGGGCATCACTTTCCCCACGTTACACTCGTGGTGGTTTTAGATTGTGATGGCGCGCTATTTAGTGCTGATTTTCGGGCGCCAGAAAAGCTAGCGCAGCTAGTCACACAGCTTGCTGGGCGAGCAGGGCGTGCCAGTAAACCAGGAGAAATGTGGCTGCAAACCCACAACCCTCACCATCCTTTGCTACAAGATTTGGTGAACAACGGCTACGCCCATTTTGCTCGCCATGCCTTGATGGAGCGAAAAGCGTCTGCATTGCCTCCTTATATTAGCCAATTTGTGATCAGAGCTGAGGCAACAGAGAGCTCATCGGCCTATGCTTTCCTGCAACAGGCTAGAGGTGTGCTGTTAAACTCAAATGCTGCAAACACAAGTCTGAGCGGCTTAGTACCGCAAATGACGGGGCCGTTTCCTTGCTTGATTGAAAAGCGCCAGGGGCGTTTTCGCTTTATGCTGGTGTGCAGCCATGAAAAACGTGCGCCGTTACATAACGCTTTACGCTTAGCACTACCTTATTTACAAGGGCTACCTCAGGCAGCAAAGGTACGGTGGTCGGTAGATATCGATCCTACCGATTTCAGTTAG
- the rpmE gene encoding 50S ribosomal protein L31 yields MKDGIHPEYAEMTATCSCGNVMKIRSTLGKDINLDVCSACHPFYTGKQRNVDTGGRVDRFKKRFGALGAK; encoded by the coding sequence ATGAAAGATGGTATCCACCCAGAATACGCTGAAATGACAGCAACATGTTCTTGCGGCAACGTAATGAAAATCCGTTCTACTCTAGGTAAAGATATTAACCTAGACGTATGTTCTGCATGTCACCCATTCTACACTGGTAAGCAACGTAACGTTGATACCGGTGGTCGTGTTGACCGCTTCAAGAAACGTTTCGGTGCTTTGGGCGCTAAATAA
- a CDS encoding SPOR domain-containing protein — protein sequence MAQRDYVSRGKAPQKKKPDNKKRGKSQVKGAPTAAFPIVRLAIVVILLIGFAVFLWSIKDNASSEVDTEVVRPVAPIQEALPELPKEEWEYIRTLPGYEVEVDVAEQEKSDKRYLMQCASFRTRAQAEEMKAKIAFQGLEALIRQSSGSNGEWFRVILGPFESKRDAEKAKHSLRKVNIATCQIWYWNL from the coding sequence ATGGCTCAACGCGATTATGTATCTCGTGGTAAAGCACCACAAAAAAAGAAGCCGGATAATAAAAAGCGCGGTAAATCTCAGGTGAAAGGTGCGCCCACGGCCGCATTCCCTATTGTTCGTTTGGCCATCGTGGTGATATTACTAATCGGCTTTGCGGTTTTCTTATGGTCTATTAAAGACAACGCGAGTTCTGAGGTAGATACCGAAGTTGTACGCCCTGTGGCGCCTATACAAGAAGCCTTGCCCGAATTACCGAAAGAAGAGTGGGAATATATTCGTACTCTGCCTGGGTATGAAGTAGAAGTAGACGTGGCTGAACAGGAAAAGTCTGACAAACGATACCTTATGCAGTGTGCGTCGTTCAGAACCCGTGCCCAAGCAGAAGAGATGAAAGCCAAAATCGCCTTCCAAGGTTTAGAAGCCCTTATTCGCCAAAGCTCTGGCAGCAACGGCGAGTGGTTCAGGGTTATTCTAGGGCCATTTGAATCGAAACGTGATGCCGAGAAAGCCAAGCACAGCCTTCGTAAAGTGAATATCGCGACCTGCCAAATCTGGTACTGGAACTTATAA
- a CDS encoding peptidase domain-containing ABC transporter gives MNITHGFASPVLSALSPKNKVPVVLQTEAAECGLACVSMVAQYYGDKRDMTHLRQRISVSLRGITLKDIMDIAQQMAFQCRALKIEPQDLSQLTLPAILHWDMRHFVVLTNVGRERFTIHDPSIGKRTFTFDEASKHLTGIALEITPKDNFSPPPVKPLLKLRDFFTRTIGFKRNLATLLALSALLQLFALASPYYVQTVVDDVLLQGNQALLTALAIGFTFLLLISIFTRVLRRFLILAVSSRLQLQMSASVFQHLLSLPLDFFAKRHVGDVVSRFGSLAHIREFLTTGLVTALLDGVMAIITLVVMALYSVKLTLCVVLVVAIYLLFRIALIPITKRLTTEKIALGATEQSHFMESVRGMLPIRVYRQESQRHSQWQNKLVATLNKDISLGKLNIGSDAVNQVLFGLENIAVIFIAASLVMDNMLTVGMMLAFIAYKTKFTAAVDGLVSKFIELRMLAVHFSRLSDIVLTEPAETTLLSQQPSAYSNATPVPAAATSNAIASSTPAIHLKAHNLSYRYGEGCNCIFENLNLSVKAGEIIAIVGASGSGKSTLLKCLMGLYAPSEGTVSHNMISSSNHAPTIASVLQEDMCLSGSMAENISCFDEIPNQEKIVRAAQLACIHDEICAMPMQYHSLVGDMGSSLSGGQKQRLLLARALYRSPDILFLDEASSHLDIQNEHIINTHLKALNITRIMVAHRPQTIALADTVYQLVDGTLQRYPASEIVEENDNTPLGDS, from the coding sequence ATGAATATTACTCACGGTTTTGCTTCACCTGTACTCAGCGCTTTATCACCTAAAAACAAAGTACCAGTTGTGCTTCAAACTGAAGCCGCTGAATGTGGCTTAGCCTGTGTCAGCATGGTGGCACAATATTATGGTGACAAACGGGATATGACCCACCTTCGCCAGCGCATTAGCGTTTCACTTCGTGGTATTACACTTAAAGATATTATGGATATCGCGCAGCAAATGGCATTTCAATGTCGTGCGCTAAAAATTGAGCCACAGGATTTATCTCAACTAACCCTGCCAGCAATACTACATTGGGACATGCGTCATTTCGTTGTTTTGACTAACGTAGGGCGTGAACGATTTACCATACACGATCCGAGTATTGGCAAACGCACCTTCACCTTCGACGAGGCAAGTAAACATCTAACAGGAATAGCGTTAGAAATTACGCCTAAAGACAATTTTTCGCCGCCTCCGGTAAAGCCTTTACTAAAACTAAGAGACTTTTTTACCCGCACCATAGGGTTCAAACGTAACTTAGCGACCTTGCTTGCGCTGTCTGCCTTGCTGCAACTTTTTGCATTGGCATCTCCCTATTACGTACAAACCGTTGTTGATGATGTGTTGTTGCAAGGAAACCAAGCGCTGCTAACCGCACTTGCCATTGGGTTTACTTTCTTACTACTGATAAGCATCTTCACCAGAGTGTTGCGACGCTTTCTGATCCTTGCTGTATCAAGCCGACTTCAACTTCAAATGTCCGCCTCGGTCTTTCAACATTTGCTTTCGCTACCGCTGGATTTTTTTGCTAAAAGGCACGTGGGCGATGTGGTGTCTCGTTTTGGCTCCCTCGCGCATATTCGTGAGTTTCTCACCACTGGACTTGTCACAGCCTTGCTCGACGGTGTCATGGCTATTATTACCCTTGTCGTGATGGCACTTTACTCTGTAAAACTCACGCTATGTGTGGTGCTAGTAGTGGCGATATATCTACTTTTCCGCATTGCATTAATACCTATCACTAAGCGGCTCACAACAGAAAAAATTGCGTTAGGCGCCACCGAGCAAAGCCACTTTATGGAAAGCGTTCGAGGCATGTTGCCTATTCGTGTATACCGCCAAGAATCGCAGCGCCATAGCCAGTGGCAAAACAAGTTAGTCGCCACTTTAAATAAAGATATTAGTTTAGGAAAACTCAATATTGGCAGCGACGCGGTAAACCAAGTGTTATTTGGTCTTGAGAACATCGCTGTAATCTTTATAGCGGCCTCTTTGGTGATGGATAATATGCTGACCGTAGGAATGATGCTTGCCTTCATTGCTTACAAAACCAAATTTACTGCTGCGGTAGACGGGCTAGTGTCTAAATTTATCGAATTACGAATGCTGGCCGTTCACTTTTCTCGCCTGAGCGATATTGTACTAACAGAGCCTGCTGAAACCACCTTGTTGTCACAACAACCTAGCGCTTATTCAAACGCAACCCCAGTACCTGCAGCCGCCACTTCTAATGCTATTGCCTCTAGTACTCCTGCTATTCATTTAAAAGCTCACAATCTTAGTTATCGGTATGGGGAGGGGTGTAACTGTATTTTTGAAAACCTTAATTTATCGGTTAAAGCAGGGGAAATCATTGCCATCGTTGGAGCAAGCGGAAGTGGAAAAAGCACCTTACTTAAATGTCTGATGGGGCTATATGCTCCCTCTGAGGGAACGGTTAGTCACAATATGATTTCATCATCAAATCACGCGCCAACCATCGCTTCTGTGCTGCAAGAAGACATGTGCTTATCCGGCTCTATGGCTGAAAACATCAGTTGTTTTGATGAAATACCTAATCAAGAAAAGATCGTCCGGGCCGCCCAGTTAGCCTGTATCCATGACGAAATTTGTGCCATGCCTATGCAATATCACTCGTTAGTCGGTGATATGGGAAGCAGCTTAAGTGGTGGTCAGAAGCAACGGCTTTTATTAGCTAGAGCACTCTACCGCTCTCCCGATATTCTTTTTCTTGATGAAGCAAGCAGCCATTTAGATATTCAAAATGAGCACATCATCAATACTCATCTAAAGGCACTGAATATTACCCGCATTATGGTTGCCCATCGGCCTCAAACAATTGCCCTTGCGGATACTGTCTATCAGTTAGTAGACGGCACTCTGCAGCGATACCCAGCTTCTGAAATAGTAGAAGAAAATGATAATACCCCACTAGGAGATTCATAA
- the hslV gene encoding ATP-dependent protease subunit HslV, producing MTTIVSVRRGNQVVMAGDGQVSLGNTVMKGNARKVRRLYHDKVLAGFAGGTADAFTLFERFEAKLEAHQGHLTKAAVELAKDWRTDRMLRKLEALLAVADETASFIITGNGDVVQPENDLIAIGSGGNYAQASAIALLENTELTAKEIAEKSLTIAGDICVFTNHSQTVDVLDY from the coding sequence GTGACAACGATTGTATCTGTAAGACGTGGAAATCAAGTTGTGATGGCTGGCGATGGTCAGGTGTCACTCGGCAATACCGTAATGAAAGGTAATGCACGTAAAGTGCGCCGCTTGTACCACGATAAAGTATTAGCTGGCTTTGCAGGCGGCACCGCCGATGCCTTCACCCTTTTTGAACGCTTTGAAGCAAAACTTGAAGCCCACCAAGGTCATTTGACCAAGGCGGCGGTCGAACTTGCCAAAGATTGGCGAACCGATCGCATGCTGCGCAAGCTAGAAGCCTTATTAGCCGTAGCCGATGAAACCGCGTCTTTCATCATTACCGGTAACGGCGACGTAGTTCAGCCAGAAAATGACCTGATTGCTATTGGTTCAGGCGGCAACTATGCCCAAGCTTCTGCTATTGCTTTGCTGGAAAACACCGAACTGACTGCAAAAGAAATTGCGGAGAAAAGTTTGACCATAGCCGGTGATATCTGCGTATTCACTAACCATAGTCAAACGGTAGACGTACTCGATTACTAA
- a CDS encoding ATP-grasp domain-containing protein has protein sequence MQIALIGSENDPQILHVAEALIADKNEPCIINTNYFGKHWQLSYDPDYNDGLLHFNQPTRNGLFRIPLSDITSAYWHQYIPPSVSASDNVSSQWLDQEYASTLLCWFLFSETKWVNGIDAIRAHHCKPIQLRMAKKLGAKVPYTYIGNASDVALQFCANIDEVVYKPVKGGETAKFMQQGYDTRGLVQALLKERPVTFQAFIEGTNIRSYVLGDEVVSVQIDSHDLDFRDDINARPLLTPLPKPMQDLSRKICSGLGMHWCAIDWRKNTKGEYYFLEANPCPFFLFVENETGVDITGRLVKLLTT, from the coding sequence ATGCAGATTGCATTAATAGGGAGCGAGAATGACCCACAAATTCTTCATGTGGCTGAAGCCTTAATAGCCGATAAAAACGAGCCCTGTATTATCAACACCAACTACTTTGGTAAGCACTGGCAGCTCAGTTACGATCCGGATTATAATGATGGTCTTTTGCATTTTAACCAGCCTACGCGCAACGGGCTTTTTCGAATTCCGCTATCAGACATCACATCTGCCTATTGGCACCAATATATTCCTCCCTCGGTGAGCGCCTCTGACAATGTGTCTTCGCAATGGTTAGATCAAGAATATGCCAGCACCTTGTTATGTTGGTTTTTATTCAGTGAAACTAAGTGGGTTAATGGTATTGACGCCATTCGCGCTCATCACTGCAAACCCATTCAGCTGCGAATGGCAAAAAAGCTAGGGGCTAAGGTGCCATATACCTATATAGGCAACGCTAGTGATGTTGCTCTACAGTTTTGTGCGAATATAGACGAGGTGGTTTACAAGCCCGTGAAAGGCGGCGAAACAGCGAAATTCATGCAACAGGGCTATGATACTCGCGGTTTAGTACAGGCTTTGTTAAAAGAGCGCCCTGTGACGTTTCAAGCATTTATTGAAGGGACAAACATTCGCAGTTACGTACTGGGTGATGAAGTCGTCAGTGTACAAATAGACTCTCACGATCTCGATTTCAGGGACGATATAAACGCACGCCCTTTGCTGACCCCCCTTCCTAAACCAATGCAGGATTTATCACGAAAGATATGTTCCGGCTTAGGAATGCATTGGTGTGCTATTGATTGGCGTAAAAATACCAAGGGTGAATATTACTTTTTGGAAGCTAACCCTTGCCCTTTCTTCTTGTTTGTTGAAAACGAGACTGGCGTTGATATTACTGGGCGTTTAGTGAAATTATTAACCACATAA
- a CDS encoding helix-turn-helix domain-containing protein has protein sequence MITPEVRESTPLLTDIERQQIVEHVENLNSTALPIDTLSKRELQVARKIMEGLSNKAIATELFISERTVKFHCANIYKKLKISSRTALIASCFRSIYHPLRLA, from the coding sequence ATGATAACCCCCGAAGTTAGAGAATCTACACCCTTACTCACCGATATTGAGCGTCAACAAATCGTTGAGCATGTAGAGAACTTAAATAGTACTGCCCTTCCTATCGACACCTTGTCTAAACGCGAGCTTCAGGTTGCGCGAAAGATCATGGAAGGGCTATCGAATAAAGCGATAGCGACAGAGCTATTTATTAGCGAGCGAACGGTTAAGTTCCACTGTGCCAATATTTACAAAAAATTAAAAATAAGCAGCCGCACCGCGCTTATCGCGAGTTGCTTTCGATCGATTTACCACCCCTTAAGGTTGGCTTAA
- the hslU gene encoding HslU--HslV peptidase ATPase subunit, with translation MSEMTPREIVHELDRHIIGQQDAKRAVSIALRNRWRRMQLEPELRQEVTPKNILMIGPTGVGKTEIARRLAKLAHAPFIKVEATKFTEVGYVGKEVETIIRDLADIAVKMTKETEMKKVKFRAEEAAEERILDVLIPPPEDAWGKKEDVEDRGTRQAFRKKLRQGDLDDKEIEIDVALPQVGVEIMAPPGMEEMTNQLQGMFQNLSGSQKKKKKLKIKDALKMLVEEEAARLVNQEDLKEKAIESVEQHGIVFVDEIDKICKREGNTSGDVSREGVQRDLLPLVEGSTVSTKHGMVKTDHILFIASGAFQMSKPSDLIPELQGRLPIRVELSALEVGDFKRILTEPNASLTAQYKALMLTEGVNIDFVESGIQRIAEAAWRVNERTENIGARRLHTVLERLMEDISFDASEKSGESFVIDEDYVNSHLESLVENEDLSRFIL, from the coding sequence ATGTCTGAAATGACACCTAGAGAAATTGTTCATGAGCTAGACCGACACATTATTGGTCAGCAAGATGCTAAACGTGCGGTATCGATTGCACTTCGAAACCGCTGGCGCCGTATGCAGCTTGAACCAGAGTTGCGTCAAGAAGTAACGCCTAAAAATATTCTTATGATTGGCCCAACAGGTGTGGGTAAAACCGAAATTGCGCGCCGCTTGGCAAAATTAGCGCATGCGCCGTTCATTAAAGTTGAAGCCACTAAGTTCACCGAAGTGGGCTATGTGGGTAAAGAAGTAGAAACCATCATTCGCGACCTTGCTGACATTGCCGTGAAGATGACCAAAGAAACTGAAATGAAAAAGGTGAAATTCCGCGCTGAAGAAGCGGCGGAAGAGCGCATTCTTGACGTACTTATTCCGCCTCCTGAAGATGCATGGGGTAAGAAAGAAGACGTTGAAGATAGAGGCACACGCCAAGCGTTCCGTAAAAAGCTTCGCCAAGGCGATTTAGACGACAAAGAAATTGAAATTGATGTGGCACTTCCACAAGTAGGCGTAGAAATTATGGCGCCTCCTGGAATGGAAGAAATGACTAATCAGCTTCAAGGCATGTTTCAAAACTTGTCAGGTTCGCAAAAGAAAAAGAAGAAGCTAAAAATTAAAGATGCACTGAAAATGCTGGTGGAAGAAGAAGCCGCACGTTTGGTGAATCAAGAAGACTTAAAAGAAAAAGCGATTGAGTCGGTTGAGCAACACGGCATTGTGTTCGTGGATGAAATTGACAAAATCTGTAAGCGTGAAGGCAATACGTCAGGCGATGTATCGCGTGAAGGTGTGCAGCGTGACTTGCTACCCTTGGTAGAAGGTTCAACGGTATCGACTAAACACGGTATGGTAAAAACAGACCATATTTTGTTTATCGCCTCTGGTGCTTTCCAAATGAGTAAGCCGTCAGACCTTATTCCTGAGCTTCAAGGCCGTTTGCCAATTCGCGTTGAGTTGTCAGCATTAGAAGTGGGTGATTTCAAGCGTATTCTTACCGAGCCTAACGCATCGCTTACCGCACAGTACAAAGCGCTAATGCTTACTGAGGGTGTGAACATCGATTTCGTGGAATCGGGCATTCAGCGTATTGCTGAAGCAGCATGGCGAGTGAATGAGCGTACTGAGAATATCGGCGCGCGCCGTTTACACACAGTGCTTGAGCGTTTAATGGAAGATATTTCATTTGATGCGTCTGAAAAAAGCGGTGAGTCTTTTGTGATTGACGAAGACTACGTAAACAGCCACTTAGAGTCGCTAGTAGAAAACGAAGATCTGTCTCGCTTTATTCTATAA
- a CDS encoding HlyD family secretion protein: MRKGLFRHQAMQPTSSFQGELLMTPRPSHMGITAILLLWIVCLGVYLTTGSYARKATVEGWLEPSHGVLRLYADSRKGRISQVYVSEGQKVLKGEPLLSIEYGVQQPQGETVELKLQQELLAKKQRITDSLTRTITIHKNSHVQLVKQLEHAQTDADSIRHILAISHQQWQLAHNHFTSLEVLRDAGHVSNADFDSYKLELLSSQQQWKQAERNNLKSEAEVSRLTYEIAGLPEIQANERTAHENQLSDINQQLLTLNRDRQRILYATQNGVVSSLQASTGLMVDQNRPLLSLLPENSPIEARLLVPVRAAGFIASGQQLAIRYDAFPYQKFGLQEGQITSISETILLPGEWANAPLTVSEPAYLVTARVSSDAIIAYGNPVMLKAGMTFSADVALSQRSLLEWILEPLLSVTKRL; encoded by the coding sequence ATGAGAAAAGGACTATTCCGTCATCAGGCAATGCAGCCTACTTCGTCATTTCAAGGTGAATTGCTGATGACGCCTCGACCGTCCCATATGGGAATAACCGCGATACTACTTTTATGGATAGTGTGTTTGGGGGTATACCTCACTACGGGTAGTTATGCCCGAAAAGCCACAGTTGAAGGTTGGTTAGAGCCCTCTCATGGCGTACTAAGGTTGTACGCCGACTCCCGTAAAGGCCGCATTTCCCAAGTGTATGTCAGCGAGGGGCAAAAAGTTTTGAAAGGCGAACCATTACTATCGATTGAATACGGGGTTCAGCAGCCACAAGGTGAAACCGTAGAGCTAAAACTGCAACAAGAGCTTCTAGCTAAAAAGCAGCGAATAACCGACTCTTTGACGCGTACCATTACTATTCATAAAAACAGCCACGTGCAGCTAGTAAAGCAACTTGAGCACGCACAAACAGACGCCGATTCAATACGCCATATTTTAGCGATTTCTCATCAACAGTGGCAGTTAGCGCACAATCATTTTACCTCACTTGAAGTGCTGCGCGATGCCGGCCATGTAAGTAACGCAGATTTCGATAGTTATAAATTGGAGCTTTTGAGTAGCCAGCAACAATGGAAACAAGCTGAGCGGAACAACCTAAAAAGCGAAGCTGAAGTAAGCCGACTGACATATGAAATTGCCGGCTTACCCGAGATACAAGCCAATGAGCGCACTGCACACGAAAACCAACTGAGTGATATCAACCAACAGTTACTAACGTTAAATCGCGATCGGCAGCGCATTCTATATGCAACGCAAAATGGTGTGGTTTCAAGTCTGCAAGCAAGTACTGGATTAATGGTCGATCAGAACAGGCCGCTACTTAGCTTACTTCCAGAGAATTCACCAATAGAAGCACGATTGTTGGTGCCCGTGCGCGCCGCCGGATTTATTGCTAGCGGGCAACAACTCGCGATTCGTTACGATGCCTTTCCCTATCAGAAATTTGGTTTGCAAGAGGGGCAGATAACGAGCATTTCTGAAACTATTTTACTGCCTGGTGAATGGGCGAACGCGCCTTTAACCGTAAGCGAACCCGCCTATTTGGTTACCGCTAGAGTAAGCAGCGACGCCATTATTGCCTATGGAAATCCGGTAATGCTTAAGGCTGGAATGACATTTTCAGCAGACGTTGCGCTTAGCCAGCGTAGCTTACTGGAATGGATCTTAGAGCCGCTTCTAAGCGTCACTAAAAGGTTGTGA